In Marixanthomonas ophiurae, one genomic interval encodes:
- a CDS encoding DNA polymerase III subunit gamma/tau, which produces MEHFIVSARKYRPTQFKDVVGQQAITNTLNNAIENDHLAQALLFTGPRGVGKTTCARILAKKINQDGTQQEDEDFAFNIFELDAASNNSVDDIRNLIDQVRIPPQVGSYKVYIIDEVHMLSSAAFNAFLKTLEEPPKHAIFILATTEKHKIIPTILSRCQIFDFRRITVSDIKGHLADVAKQEGIDAEDDALHVIAQKADGALRDALSIFDRVVSFSGKELTRQAVTENLNVLDYTYYFQITDLLLDNNIPEVLLAYNNILAKGFDGHHFIMGLASHFRDLLVCKSQETIELLEVGEQVKAMYFEQSQKTTHTFLIEAIEIANGCDLQYKTSRNQRLLIELCLMQLASLTASGEKKKHSSNGNASKKRYVIPPSHFKATEKEKTTPSSSETVPPKPKVESTIEKASSEEPVYSSNEDVKPEKEEAEPTSTIAEPKPEPEVEKEQNSEVETKNDDSGSKIADKRSQIITEYGNKKVSALSLKSIRKKQELKKEQLANQPDEENLPTDPFSEDEMRTAWTQYAKKVETDGKYNLLSHLTMGIPKLDGNIIHLEFPNDTIKVEVERAKYDLLGFLREKLQNYNIDLDILVNETVQKKYAYTTREKFDKLTQKNPALEKLRREFDLDI; this is translated from the coding sequence ATGGAACACTTTATTGTATCTGCCCGAAAATACCGCCCCACACAATTTAAAGATGTGGTTGGGCAACAAGCTATTACCAATACATTAAACAATGCCATAGAGAATGATCATTTAGCACAAGCGCTTCTATTTACAGGACCTCGAGGCGTGGGAAAAACTACGTGTGCTCGTATTTTAGCAAAAAAAATAAATCAAGACGGCACACAACAAGAAGACGAAGATTTTGCTTTTAATATATTTGAATTAGATGCGGCTTCCAATAACTCGGTAGATGATATTCGTAACTTGATAGATCAAGTACGAATACCACCGCAAGTTGGTAGTTACAAAGTCTATATTATTGACGAGGTACATATGCTTTCTTCAGCAGCTTTTAATGCTTTTTTAAAAACGCTTGAAGAGCCACCAAAACACGCTATTTTTATATTAGCAACTACTGAAAAACATAAAATAATCCCTACCATCCTCTCTCGTTGTCAAATTTTTGACTTCAGAAGAATAACCGTAAGTGATATCAAAGGGCATTTAGCCGATGTAGCCAAACAAGAAGGAATCGATGCTGAAGACGATGCTTTGCATGTAATCGCTCAAAAAGCAGATGGCGCATTACGAGATGCACTATCTATTTTTGATAGAGTAGTTAGCTTTTCAGGGAAAGAATTAACACGTCAAGCCGTTACCGAAAATTTAAACGTTCTTGATTACACCTACTACTTTCAAATTACAGATTTATTGCTGGATAACAATATACCAGAGGTTTTACTCGCTTATAACAACATACTAGCAAAAGGCTTTGATGGCCACCATTTTATTATGGGGCTTGCCTCCCACTTCCGTGATTTATTGGTTTGTAAAAGTCAAGAAACTATCGAACTTCTTGAAGTTGGTGAGCAAGTAAAAGCTATGTATTTTGAGCAATCACAAAAAACAACGCATACTTTTTTAATTGAAGCCATTGAGATAGCGAATGGTTGTGATTTACAATACAAAACGAGTCGTAACCAACGTCTTTTAATTGAGTTATGTTTAATGCAACTAGCGTCTCTTACCGCTAGCGGTGAAAAAAAAAAGCATAGCAGCAACGGAAACGCCTCAAAAAAGCGATACGTAATCCCGCCTTCTCACTTTAAAGCTACTGAAAAAGAGAAAACTACACCTTCTTCTTCGGAAACAGTACCTCCAAAACCTAAAGTTGAATCAACAATAGAAAAGGCGTCCTCAGAAGAGCCAGTATATTCTTCAAATGAAGATGTGAAACCGGAAAAAGAAGAAGCAGAACCAACTTCAACAATAGCTGAACCTAAACCAGAACCGGAAGTTGAAAAAGAGCAAAATTCTGAAGTTGAAACTAAGAATGATGATTCAGGAAGTAAGATTGCAGATAAACGCTCTCAAATTATAACTGAGTACGGTAACAAGAAAGTTTCTGCCTTATCGCTGAAGAGCATCCGTAAAAAGCAAGAACTTAAAAAAGAGCAATTAGCTAATCAGCCTGACGAAGAAAACCTACCAACAGACCCTTTCTCGGAAGACGAAATGCGCACTGCTTGGACGCAATATGCAAAAAAAGTAGAAACCGATGGTAAGTATAATTTGCTTTCACATCTTACAATGGGCATCCCAAAATTAGATGGTAATATTATTCACTTAGAATTTCCAAATGACACGATAAAGGTTGAAGTAGAACGCGCTAAATATGACTTATTAGGGTTTTTAAGAGAGAAACTTCAAAACTATAATATTGATCTTGACATTCTAGTGAATGAAACGGTACAAAAGAAATATGCCTATACCACCCGGGAAAAATTTGATAAACTCACTCAAAAGAATCCTGCACTTGAGAAATTGCGACGTGAGTTTGATTTGGATATTTAA
- the miaE gene encoding tRNA-(ms[2]io[6]A)-hydroxylase, producing the protein MLGLQLPTDPRWVNIVEKNVEEILTDHAFCEQKAASTAISFIVTYPEYTELVQEMTALVKEEISHFKMVHDRIIERGWTLGRDRKDLYVNKLMQFFPKGGSRITNLVHRLLYAALIEARSCERFRLLSEELEDKELALFYKNLMVSEANHYTMFLGFARKYGDRKEVDKKWNALLAHEAEIMKDLSKSETMHG; encoded by the coding sequence ATGCTAGGCTTACAACTTCCAACCGATCCCAGATGGGTAAATATTGTAGAAAAAAATGTAGAAGAGATTTTGACTGATCACGCTTTTTGTGAACAGAAAGCGGCTTCTACAGCAATCTCTTTTATCGTTACCTACCCTGAATATACGGAGTTAGTACAAGAGATGACCGCTTTGGTTAAGGAGGAGATCAGTCATTTTAAAATGGTACACGACCGGATTATAGAACGTGGTTGGACCTTAGGTCGTGACCGAAAAGATCTCTACGTAAATAAATTGATGCAGTTTTTCCCAAAAGGAGGAAGCCGAATCACTAATCTAGTACATCGATTACTTTATGCGGCGTTGATTGAAGCCAGAAGTTGTGAAAGATTCCGTTTACTAAGTGAAGAATTGGAAGACAAAGAATTAGCATTATTTTATAAAAATTTAATGGTAAGCGAAGCCAACCATTATACTATGTTTTTAGGTTTTGCTCGTAAATACGGAGATCGTAAAGAAGTTGACAAAAAATGGAACGCATTATTGGCGCACGAAGCAGAAATAATGAAAGATTTAAGTAAAAGCGAAACCATGCACGGATAA
- a CDS encoding RluA family pseudouridine synthase, producing the protein MKKAIDKGLVSVNGTVATTGKFLSGGEKIILSSEKYKSDNPILKLPLKVCFENNHLAIIYKPPGILVSGNKKKTIANALVYNLTKSSATDALTTPKPVHRLDFPTSGLLLIAKTHTSVITLNNLFKERNIKKTYHAVTYGEMPLKGVITTNVDEKNAFTEYKVLQSEPSERFNCLNLVELFPKTGRKHQLRVHLSSIGTPILGDKNYHKEGLLLKGKGLFLHASSLEFTDPITNEIIAITKDLPKKFRKIFPKN; encoded by the coding sequence ATGAAAAAGGCTATTGATAAAGGCTTGGTTTCAGTCAATGGAACTGTCGCCACAACAGGAAAGTTTTTAAGCGGTGGGGAAAAAATCATTCTTTCTTCTGAAAAATATAAAAGCGATAATCCAATTTTAAAACTACCATTAAAAGTTTGTTTTGAAAACAATCATCTGGCCATTATTTACAAACCTCCTGGGATTTTAGTTAGTGGCAATAAAAAGAAAACTATTGCCAATGCATTGGTGTATAACTTAACTAAAAGTAGCGCTACAGATGCACTTACAACACCGAAACCTGTGCATCGACTTGATTTTCCAACAAGTGGTTTATTATTAATTGCTAAAACGCATACTTCTGTAATCACGCTGAATAATCTTTTTAAAGAACGGAACATAAAAAAAACATATCACGCTGTTACGTATGGTGAAATGCCTCTAAAGGGAGTTATTACAACTAATGTAGATGAAAAAAATGCTTTTACGGAATATAAAGTGTTGCAATCTGAGCCTTCAGAGCGATTCAATTGTTTAAATCTAGTTGAATTGTTTCCAAAAACTGGACGGAAACATCAATTGCGAGTTCACCTGTCAAGTATAGGGACACCTATTTTAGGTGATAAAAACTATCATAAAGAGGGATTGTTGTTAAAAGGAAAAGGATTGTTTCTGCATGCTTCATCGCTAGAATTCACAGACCCAATTACAAACGAAATTATTGCAATAACGAAAGATCTTCCGAAGAAATTCAGAAAAATATTTCCTAAAAATTAG
- a CDS encoding Ppx/GppA phosphatase family protein, translating to MLTIKKYAAIDIGSNAIRLLIALVIEQKGKDPIFKKRSLVRVPIRLGADVFLEGEISEKNQLRMLDAMKAFDLLMKNHEVTRFRACATSAMREAKNGSEVAKRLKKETGININIIDGNDEAAIIATTDLKELIQTEKTFLYVDVGGGSTEFTLFSDGHTIDSKSFKLGTVRIINNMIRENIWQDVEEWIKAVTKPYKKVSLIGSGGNINHIYKNSGKKIGKPLSYFYLGSYYDMIKSLSYDERITELNMNPDRADVVVPATRIYLSAMKWSGAKNVYVPKIGLSDGIIKSLHNEKLAAELEVNN from the coding sequence TTGCTTACAATAAAAAAATATGCTGCAATAGACATCGGTTCTAATGCAATTAGATTATTAATCGCCTTGGTTATTGAACAAAAGGGAAAAGACCCTATTTTCAAAAAACGTTCTTTGGTTCGCGTTCCTATTCGTTTAGGCGCCGATGTTTTCTTGGAAGGTGAAATTTCAGAAAAAAATCAATTACGAATGCTTGATGCCATGAAAGCATTTGATTTACTAATGAAAAACCACGAGGTTACTCGCTTTAGAGCGTGTGCTACTTCGGCAATGCGTGAGGCTAAAAATGGTAGCGAAGTCGCTAAAAGACTAAAAAAAGAAACAGGTATTAACATAAATATAATCGATGGTAATGATGAAGCTGCAATCATTGCTACAACTGATTTAAAGGAATTAATACAAACTGAAAAAACATTTTTATATGTGGATGTAGGTGGCGGAAGCACTGAATTTACGCTATTTAGTGACGGACACACAATTGACTCTAAGTCCTTCAAGCTAGGGACGGTACGAATTATCAATAACATGATAAGGGAAAACATTTGGCAAGATGTAGAAGAATGGATAAAAGCTGTCACCAAACCCTATAAAAAAGTATCTTTAATTGGTTCCGGTGGAAATATTAACCACATTTATAAAAATAGTGGGAAAAAGATAGGCAAACCCCTTAGTTATTTTTACTTAGGTTCGTATTACGATATGATCAAATCGCTTAGCTACGATGAGCGTATTACCGAATTAAATATGAATCCAGATAGAGCCGATGTGGTTGTGCCTGCAACTCGAATTTATTTATCTGCTATGAAATGGAGCGGTGCTAAAAATGTCTATGTCCCTAAAATTGGACTCTCCGATGGGATTATAAAAAGTCTTCACAACGAAAAATTGGCTGCTGAACTAGAAGTAAACAACTAA
- the ppk1 gene encoding polyphosphate kinase 1 produces the protein MTEKIENLNTTKNEYRNRELSWLQFNARVLQEAEDHSVPLIERLRFLGIFSNNLDEFFKVRYATVRRIVEAGKGGRSFLGGISASDLLEEITQIVIEQQSQSLRILQKIRKELHKENIYIINETEVTKAQSEFILDYFIRKVSPALVTIMIGELEEFPSLKDSAAYLAVRMVMKKDDETFQSRSNFALIEIPKVIDRFIVLPSKGDKQYIIILDDLIRYCLNNIFSIFKYESISAHMIKITRDAELDIDSDLSRSFIEKISKSVKNRSSGDPVRFVYDKSIDAETLQFLLQKMGIDTTDSIIPGGRYHNRRDYMKFPSLGRNDLLYKKIEPLPIKGLSMQGSLFDKIADKDYLLYAPYQSFSYVVKFLREAALDPKVKSIRITIYRLAQISHIASSLINAVKNGKKVTVQIELQARFDEEANIEYAEQMQSEGVRLIFGVSGLKVHCKACVIERLENEKIKRYAFISTGNFNESTARIYTDYTLFTSNQKIGKEINKVFDFFEVNYKIKKYNHLIVSPHYTRNAMYHLIDTEIQNKKNGKPSGIRLKMNSLSDFKMIDKLYQASRAGVKIKLIIRGICCLMPGVKGMSENIEVISIVDKFLEHPRLFIFENGGETKIYISSADFMGRNLDNRVEISCPIYDKDIKQELIDTFEISWKDNVKARIISGKALNKYRKNDEEPFRSQFKLYEYYQQKLNT, from the coding sequence ATGACCGAGAAAATAGAGAATTTAAATACTACCAAAAACGAATACCGAAACCGCGAACTAAGCTGGTTACAGTTCAATGCTCGTGTTTTACAAGAAGCAGAAGACCATTCGGTGCCTTTAATTGAACGACTTCGTTTTTTAGGAATTTTTTCAAATAATTTAGATGAATTTTTCAAGGTTCGTTACGCTACCGTTCGTCGTATTGTTGAAGCCGGTAAAGGTGGAAGAAGTTTTTTAGGTGGAATTTCAGCATCAGATTTATTAGAAGAAATTACACAAATTGTAATCGAGCAACAATCTCAAAGCTTACGTATACTTCAAAAAATAAGAAAAGAGCTTCATAAAGAAAACATATATATTATAAATGAAACCGAAGTAACTAAAGCCCAAAGTGAGTTTATTCTAGATTATTTTATTCGAAAAGTAAGTCCGGCCTTAGTAACTATTATGATTGGCGAATTAGAAGAATTCCCTTCTTTAAAAGATAGTGCTGCTTATTTGGCTGTACGAATGGTGATGAAAAAGGATGATGAAACGTTCCAGTCGCGAAGTAATTTTGCATTAATAGAAATTCCTAAGGTAATAGACAGGTTTATTGTTTTGCCTTCAAAAGGAGACAAACAGTACATTATAATTCTTGACGATTTAATACGGTATTGTTTAAATAACATCTTCAGTATTTTTAAATACGAAAGCATTTCGGCACACATGATTAAAATAACTCGCGATGCTGAATTGGATATCGACAGTGATTTAAGCCGAAGTTTTATTGAAAAGATTTCAAAAAGTGTAAAAAACCGAAGTAGTGGCGATCCAGTTCGGTTTGTGTATGATAAAAGTATTGATGCTGAAACGCTTCAGTTTTTATTGCAAAAAATGGGCATTGATACTACCGATAGTATTATTCCAGGGGGAAGGTACCACAATCGCCGAGATTACATGAAGTTTCCTAGTTTGGGTAGAAACGATTTATTATACAAAAAAATAGAACCGTTACCCATAAAAGGGTTAAGTATGCAAGGAAGCTTGTTCGACAAAATCGCTGATAAAGACTATTTGTTGTATGCTCCTTACCAAAGCTTCTCATATGTGGTAAAATTTTTACGTGAAGCAGCATTAGACCCTAAAGTGAAATCAATTCGCATTACTATCTATCGCCTTGCACAGATTTCACATATTGCTAGTTCTTTGATAAATGCTGTAAAAAATGGCAAAAAAGTAACAGTACAGATTGAGCTTCAAGCGCGCTTTGATGAAGAAGCAAATATTGAATATGCAGAGCAGATGCAAAGTGAGGGTGTACGGCTTATTTTTGGTGTTTCTGGTTTAAAAGTGCATTGCAAAGCTTGTGTAATCGAAAGATTGGAAAATGAAAAGATCAAGCGCTATGCTTTTATAAGTACGGGTAATTTTAATGAGTCTACAGCACGAATTTATACAGATTACACTTTATTTACTTCCAACCAGAAGATTGGTAAAGAAATCAATAAAGTATTCGATTTTTTTGAAGTAAACTATAAAATTAAAAAATACAACCACCTTATTGTTTCGCCGCATTACACCCGGAATGCAATGTATCATTTAATCGATACAGAAATACAAAATAAAAAGAACGGAAAACCAAGTGGTATTCGTTTAAAAATGAATAGTTTGTCAGATTTTAAAATGATTGACAAATTATATCAAGCGAGCAGGGCAGGAGTAAAAATAAAACTAATAATTAGAGGAATTTGTTGCTTAATGCCTGGTGTAAAAGGAATGAGCGAAAATATTGAAGTAATTAGTATTGTAGATAAGTTTTTAGAACATCCTCGTTTATTTATTTTTGAAAATGGAGGTGAAACCAAAATTTATATTTCATCTGCAGATTTTATGGGACGTAACTTAGACAACCGAGTTGAAATTTCGTGTCCAATTTATGATAAAGACATTAAACAAGAATTGATCGATACGTTTGAAATTTCCTGGAAAGATAATGTGAAAGCTCGAATTATATCAGGAAAGGCCTTAAATAAGTACCGCAAAAATGATGAAGAACCTTTTCGCTCACAATTTAAATTATACGAATATTACCAACAAAAATTAAACACTTAA
- a CDS encoding SixA phosphatase family protein, whose product MKTLYLVRHAKSSWKYEVDDHMRPLKKRGHNDATLVSEKIKGEIESPQKIVTSDANRARTTAEYFKNALDISDDNYELTHDLYDFSGQQVMQVIKSLDNALDKVMIVGHNHAFTSTVNMMGSEKIENLPTSGFVMIEFDEDNWKDVSTGTTKKMVFPRHLK is encoded by the coding sequence ATGAAAACACTCTATTTGGTAAGACACGCAAAATCTTCTTGGAAATATGAAGTAGACGATCATATGCGTCCTTTAAAAAAACGCGGTCATAATGATGCAACATTAGTTTCAGAAAAAATTAAAGGCGAAATAGAGTCGCCTCAAAAAATAGTGACAAGCGATGCTAATCGGGCACGAACTACGGCGGAATATTTTAAAAACGCTTTAGATATTAGTGATGATAATTACGAATTGACACACGATTTATATGATTTTAGCGGTCAACAAGTGATGCAAGTAATTAAAAGCCTAGACAATGCGTTAGATAAGGTAATGATTGTTGGTCATAACCATGCATTTACTTCAACTGTAAATATGATGGGTAGTGAGAAAATTGAAAATTTACCCACCAGTGGTTTTGTGATGATTGAGTTTGATGAAGATAACTGGAAGGACGTTTCTACAGGCACTACCAAAAAAATGGTTTTTCCTAGACATTTAAAATAA
- the pdxH gene encoding pyridoxamine 5'-phosphate oxidase: MGTNLHAYRKSYEKAELIKQNVDENPIQQFQKWFFEVKESGGVDEVNAMTLSTFGEDDFPRGRVVLLKKYNENGFYFYTNYNSEKGKSITHHKKVCLSFFWPNMERQVIIKGIAEKTSEEDSTNYFHSRPHGSQLGALVSNQSSEIESREALEKKLDEFEKKYKGKEVPKPKDWGGYLVKPIEIEFWQGRPNRLHDRIQYTLEGVNWKIKRLQP; this comes from the coding sequence ATGGGAACAAACCTACATGCCTACAGAAAATCTTATGAAAAAGCTGAACTAATTAAGCAGAACGTTGATGAAAACCCTATACAACAGTTTCAAAAGTGGTTTTTTGAAGTAAAAGAATCTGGTGGAGTTGATGAAGTGAATGCGATGACACTTTCTACATTTGGCGAAGATGACTTTCCAAGAGGTCGCGTAGTATTACTTAAAAAGTATAATGAAAACGGTTTCTATTTCTATACAAACTACAATAGTGAGAAAGGAAAATCAATTACTCATCATAAAAAAGTTTGCCTTTCATTTTTTTGGCCTAATATGGAGCGTCAAGTGATTATTAAAGGCATTGCCGAGAAAACTTCAGAAGAAGACTCAACAAACTATTTTCATTCCAGACCACATGGAAGTCAGTTAGGAGCTTTGGTTTCTAATCAAAGTAGCGAAATAGAAAGTAGGGAGGCCTTAGAAAAGAAACTAGACGAGTTTGAAAAAAAGTATAAAGGTAAAGAAGTACCAAAACCAAAAGATTGGGGCGGTTACTTAGTAAAACCCATAGAAATTGAATTTTGGCAAGGAAGGCCCAATAGGCTTCACGACCGTATTCAATATACTTTAGAAGGAGTAAATTGGAAAATAAAACGTTTACAACCGTAA
- a CDS encoding ribonuclease Z — protein sequence MKLTILGCHSATPHINAHPTAQVLEVQGHLFLIDCGEGTQVQLRRYKVKFSRIKHIFISHLHGDHFYGLIGLISTFLLLGREADLHVYGPKGIKEAILLQLKLGKSWTNYSLFFHELDSKEPTLLFEDEKVTVTTIPLNHRVYTNGFLFQEKIKERKLDFNAAQKASIHHTYFQKLKQGFDIENEKGELIENKTVTLEPEPSKSYAYCSDTAFYPEIVPQIKNATALYHESTFLESHHHLCEKTKHSTAKEAAVIAKKADVETLILGHYSGRYGNLSLFKKEAEEIFFTVELAEDGKQFDI from the coding sequence ATGAAATTAACTATCCTTGGCTGTCATTCTGCAACACCACATATAAATGCACATCCTACTGCGCAGGTGTTAGAAGTTCAAGGACATTTATTTTTAATAGATTGTGGAGAAGGCACTCAAGTACAACTACGTCGATATAAGGTGAAGTTTTCACGTATTAAGCATATTTTCATTTCGCATTTACACGGTGATCATTTTTATGGCTTAATAGGATTAATTTCTACTTTTTTGCTATTGGGACGAGAAGCAGATTTACATGTATATGGCCCAAAAGGAATTAAAGAAGCCATTCTTCTTCAATTAAAATTAGGAAAATCTTGGACCAATTATTCCTTATTCTTTCACGAATTGGATAGTAAAGAACCTACCTTACTTTTTGAAGATGAAAAAGTAACAGTTACTACAATTCCTTTAAACCACAGGGTTTACACCAATGGTTTTCTCTTTCAGGAAAAGATTAAAGAAAGAAAATTAGATTTTAATGCCGCTCAAAAAGCGAGTATTCATCATACCTATTTTCAGAAACTGAAACAGGGGTTTGACATAGAAAACGAAAAAGGGGAGTTGATCGAAAATAAAACAGTCACTTTAGAACCAGAACCTTCAAAATCGTATGCCTATTGTAGTGACACAGCATTTTACCCTGAAATAGTTCCACAGATAAAAAATGCAACAGCATTGTATCACGAATCAACATTCTTAGAGTCTCATCATCATTTATGCGAGAAAACGAAACACAGCACAGCTAAAGAAGCTGCTGTTATTGCAAAAAAGGCTGATGTTGAGACGTTAATTTTAGGTCATTATTCTGGCCGGTATGGCAACCTTTCCTTATTTAAAAAAGAAGCAGAAGAGATTTTCTTTACTGTTGAGTTGGCCGAAGATGGCAAACAATTTGACATTTAA
- a CDS encoding ribonuclease Z has protein sequence MKITNHDNYVILADEQDDILDFASFLEYQIPKKFKGQNVVIDLLKYDTLELEELLQFLKVSNLHRKTKHSFVLVNNAISPDVIPMEMIVVPTVQEASDIIDMEEIERDLGF, from the coding sequence ATGAAAATTACCAATCACGATAATTATGTGATCTTAGCAGATGAACAAGATGATATTTTAGACTTTGCTTCTTTTTTGGAATATCAAATTCCGAAGAAGTTTAAAGGTCAGAATGTAGTTATCGATTTACTAAAATATGACACTCTTGAATTGGAAGAACTACTTCAATTTTTGAAAGTTTCAAATTTACATCGTAAAACAAAACATTCGTTTGTATTAGTAAACAATGCTATTAGTCCAGATGTAATTCCTATGGAAATGATTGTAGTACCTACTGTTCAAGAAGCTTCAGATATTATTGATATGGAAGAAATAGAACGTGATTTGGGATTTTAA
- a CDS encoding aspartate carbamoyltransferase catalytic subunit, producing MSELSVNHLLGIKYITEDDINLIFETADHFKEVINRPIKKVPSLRDITIANLFFENSTRTRLSFELAEKRLSADVINFSAASSSVKKGETLIDTVNNILSMKVDMVVMRHPNPGAGIFLSKNIKASIVNAGDGAHEHPTQALLDCYSIREKLGDVAGKKVVIVGDILHSRVALSNIFALQKLGATVKVCGPKTLIPKFIEQLGVEVDTNLRKALEWCDVANMLRVQNERMDISYFPTTREYTQQFGVNKKLLDSLNKEIVVMHPGPINRGVEITSDVADSKQAIILNQVQNGVAVRMAVLYLLASKIQ from the coding sequence ATGAGCGAACTAAGTGTAAACCACTTACTGGGAATAAAATACATAACCGAAGATGACATTAACCTTATCTTTGAAACGGCAGATCATTTTAAAGAAGTGATTAACCGACCCATTAAAAAAGTTCCTTCACTGCGTGATATTACAATAGCAAACCTCTTTTTTGAAAACAGCACCAGAACACGCCTTTCTTTTGAATTAGCAGAGAAACGACTGTCAGCAGATGTAATTAACTTTTCTGCTGCTTCCTCTTCTGTAAAAAAAGGAGAAACGTTAATTGATACTGTAAACAACATCTTATCAATGAAAGTAGATATGGTGGTGATGCGGCATCCAAATCCTGGTGCAGGTATTTTTCTTTCAAAAAATATAAAAGCCAGTATTGTAAATGCAGGTGATGGCGCTCACGAACATCCTACACAAGCATTGTTAGATTGTTATTCAATACGTGAAAAATTAGGTGATGTTGCTGGTAAAAAAGTGGTTATTGTAGGTGATATTTTACATTCTAGAGTAGCTTTGAGTAATATTTTTGCACTTCAAAAGCTTGGAGCAACCGTTAAAGTATGTGGCCCTAAAACGCTTATTCCTAAATTTATAGAGCAATTAGGAGTAGAAGTAGATACCAACCTTCGCAAAGCGTTGGAGTGGTGCGATGTGGCCAATATGCTTCGAGTTCAAAATGAACGGATGGATATTAGTTATTTTCCAACTACTAGAGAATATACACAGCAGTTTGGGGTTAACAAAAAACTTTTAGATTCGCTTAATAAAGAGATTGTAGTAATGCACCCAGGACCCATAAACCGAGGTGTGGAAATCACTAGTGATGTAGCCGATAGCAAACAGGCAATTATATTAAATCAAGTACAAAATGGAGTTGCTGTACGTATGGCTGTACTATATTTATTAGCTTCAAAAATTCAATAA
- the pyrR gene encoding bifunctional pyr operon transcriptional regulator/uracil phosphoribosyltransferase PyrR, translated as MSQKVLLNATEINIALHRLACQLIENHDTFSDTVLIGIQPRGVFLAERLKTLLEDEYKIKNIQLGYLDITFYRDDFRRSGKPLEANKTNINFVVENKKVVFIDDVLYTGRSIRSALTAMQSFGRPLEIELLTLIDRRFSRHLPIQPDYRGRQVDAINNEKVKVCWKENEGEDVVYLVSN; from the coding sequence ATGAGCCAAAAAGTGTTACTAAACGCAACCGAAATCAACATTGCGCTTCATCGCTTGGCTTGCCAATTAATTGAAAATCACGATACTTTTTCTGATACTGTTTTAATAGGAATACAACCGCGTGGTGTATTTTTGGCAGAACGGTTGAAAACATTATTGGAAGACGAATATAAAATCAAAAATATTCAACTAGGATATTTAGATATCACTTTTTATCGAGATGATTTTAGACGAAGCGGAAAACCACTAGAAGCTAATAAAACCAATATTAATTTTGTGGTTGAAAATAAAAAGGTTGTCTTTATCGATGACGTTTTATACACCGGTAGAAGCATTCGTTCGGCATTAACGGCCATGCAATCCTTTGGTCGCCCATTAGAAATAGAGCTCTTAACCCTTATCGATAGACGTTTTAGCAGACATTTACCCATTCAGCCCGATTATAGAGGTAGGCAAGTAGATGCTATTAATAATGAAAAAGTTAAGGTGTGTTGGAAAGAAAATGAAGGCGAAGATGTAGTTTATTTAGTAAGTAATTAA